The DNA sequence CTTATTAACTTATTGTTGATTGTAAAAGCCTAATTAGTACAGGTACAACATATATAAACCCTTCATTTTAAATTAAtgaagataataaaaaaaacattcatTGATGTCCCACCTAAACATTTCCTAAGGAGTTTTgctaaaaaaaaatagaaagcaattcatcatttttttttgtgactaagcAATTCATCATTTAAGACAGCTGATAGGCTGAGCAGAAAGGGaggaagtaaaaaaaaaaaaacaaaacaaatgtTTCGTAGCATTTAAAGAAAAGCAAGAAGTTAAAAAGTGGCAGTAAATCCATATCTTATTGATGTCTAATTGTCTAGTAATGTCTCCAAGACTCCAACCCAACTttataataatttctttttatctaATTTGTCTATTAAGCTTATTTCTTATAGCTTATTAGTTATTActaatcaacatttattcacaCAGCATTgctgattttatattttttgtggtCCTAAATTAACgataaaattaacataaaatgATGTGTTATCATACAAATCTTTCCAAGATAGACACCAAAAAATCGTTACAAGATAAAAATGGATAAAAGGATGTTTAATCATAATTGCATGTTTGATATATAGCAAGTTGACAATTCTAGGCCTCGAGACTACAAATAAATATTCAAATGTGAGATCCTATACTCCCCTAAGCGCAAACAATATAACATTGTCCGAAGCTCGTGTATACGTTAAAGTCCACCAATGGTAGATTCatgcttctagaatttctgacCAAATAACCACAAATTAAATTGGGTGGGGAAAAAAATGTAGTTGATGCAATATGGTGTTTGAACATTAAAGCTTAGTCATTATCCATTTATTCCCATTCATTGTTCTTTCCACTTACATTTTTCCTTTAAAACAGTGTGTAATCCTGCAGTTTTATTTGTCCTGGTAGATGATGGTCCCTGCCACAATTTGGAAAGAATAGTTAtcacaaaatttattatttatcataaaaGTTAGGGATAACTACTATTTTGGTTCCTAAGGTTTGGGGTCAAAATCGAAATCATACCCAAAATAGTACTTATCCCTAAAAGTTATGAATTCTAATGAATTTTTTCATTTGGAGATAAATTTCTACAATTGGCTATAAGATAATGGACCAACCTTAATATCTTTAGTTGTATCATCTTTCCCTTTTCTAAATTTTGCGAGGTGCTGGTGATACTCTTCAAGCTCCTTCTCCAACTTTTCAATGAACTGGCTTGTATGTTCAAGTGACTGCTCGTATCTATATTTCTCCAAGGCCTATAAATTTTACGTATACAAAATAAGTTAGAAACCATAAGCATTATGCAGACAAAATAGAATCCACTACTTTTCTCAACAAAATATATTTCAACTTAACAATTGTCAACTACAAAGGAAGGATGCTACCCTTCTAAATGACAGAAATACACATAATCCAATGTtaaatattatatcatatttatCAAGAACTATATTTGGTAAATGCATAACTAACACAAAGCTGAAATTACCTTTGCTTTTGATAATGTATCTGGAGGTGACATTACTTTTGGCTGTTCATAGTTCTTACCACGGAAGAAAATGATAGTATTATTAGGCTTGATATCAATCACAATGCCTTTGCTCAGTCGAGCAAGCTCTTCAGCATATTCATGAACCTGCCCAGGTTTGCAAGGTTTGCATATAACCTTTACTGTTTCATGATTCTTCCAATGAAGATGCATGTTAAGAACTACCCCACCAAACACTCCTCGTCTCCCAACCATAACAAAATGCTTCTTTTTCTCACCTGTTCGCTTCAGGTAATGCCTCTCTTCCTCAGTTAAAATTTCAGGATCAAATGTTTCTGCAGGGATTTTCAGCACATGATATTTCCTTAGCTTCTCAATCAACCATGTTTCTTTTCGCTTGGCCTGCAGGTTTATAAGTTAGAGAGGAAAATCAAACCTCACAGAAGCACTTAATTCAATTACCACAAGTCCACATGTAGCTATGTTCTGATATCCAATTCCCAGATGGCAAAAGCATTAGCATCACCTTTCAATCACAGATTATTAGAATTCACCCTAAGGATtattaaaaaatgtaaaaagtAAATTATCATTACTGAAAAATCAAGCAAATGAAACAGGGTACAAAAATTTACATTACAGAAATAAGTCAAGCCAACCTTTTCAAGCTTATATCTAATTCGAACCTCTGGATTTGGGGAATTCATCTTCTTTTTAGCCTTCAAGCGGTAGAATCTGAGCTCATTCAATTTAGCTTTTCTAGACATTTTCTTCTTTGGGCTCTTTTTTATGGAACTAATATCATCAGGTGACCCAAGAGAGAACCTCACAACATCATAATCAGTCTTCACCTGAACTGATCCGTTACTTAGATATTTGGCAGGTTTTAAGTTTCTCAAAATACCAGGGATTCCAAATATATTTGATCTCTGCCAAAGATATCCCGCTGGAGAAGGTAGATAAGGAACCCTTGAAAGATGCCATGCTGTGTTGCAAGTTTGTGGATGTATGCACGTATGAAGAGTAGAAGACTGGAAACACCAACTTGCTGCAGGATATGATGCAATGGTCGGAAAATCCTCAACTAGACAGTATAACGTGAATAAGCTATCTCTGCATTTGTGAGAATAAGTAATCAGAAGCTAGGGCCTATGAGCTCTATAAAATTATTAGGAACTCCAACAACTACATTCACAACAATGAATCAACTGCATACTGATGCTAGCTTCAAGGGTACTTAGGGTCCGGATTCTAATTGAGGAGAATGGAGAAAAAACAGTTATATAAGATCTtatgttattatatataatggCATTAAAGTAAGTCATATTGTACAAAATATAAGTTGTTGTGTGAACTAAAATTCTAACCCCCTTCcctctcttttttctctctttctcttcttgcTCTTGCCCTATAGGTAAAGGAAGCAAGTAGTAAGgatcagaagaaaagaaaaaatcacaAGAAATAAATATGTAACTAAAAAAGGCATCAGATAGAAAGTTAACCTCTTGAATGTACTTGAAAACCCATGCCTTACAGCTCTGAATAAGGCCGCAGAAAACATATAAGATCAAATCCAactgaaaaataacaaatggAAAACTGATAAGGAAATAACGGATAGAAAGATAAAGAATTGAATTAACTAAAAAGTAGAGAAAAAGACCTGAAGGCTCTGGGATAGGCCTACTGAATGTGGGAGGAAAAAAGAACTCAGGTGACGATTACTGACTCTTCAATGCTGAATCCTGATTCATGGATTCCGATTATGCACGTCGGCCGATTTAGAccagaaattaaataaataagtgATATAAGCAATCAAAAGGCAATTCATGATTACCAGTTTTCATATAACTAAGACAAATTGCATACATATATTAGTTTAAGAGAAGAAAAGTAAAGTTCAGAGGATATTACAAGCTATACAAGTTAGACTTGTCGACTTGACATGAGTGCCTACATTCATTAATGTGCAATGAGAATAGAATTAACCAGTTAGGTAGttctttgaaaaataaatacGAGTCTGTTAACAACTTGACAAATTGACAAATTATTAACAAATTAACATGACAACAGCAAGAAGTGAACAACACAGCAACCAGCGGAAAGAAAAACTAGGCAGTAATAACAGCATagcaaaaaatttaataaacccaacaagaaacaactaacaCAGCAGcaattaacaaattaacaacACAGCAGCAAGAAGTGAAAAACACTGCCAACACAGCAACCAGCAGCAAGAAGTGAACAACACAGAAACGATCGAAGAGTAGAGAACTACACCTACCAGAACTGAGGCACCGACGGAGACAGATGAAAGGTGAACACAGCAGCGGCTGGGAGGCGACCATAGCCACGGCTGGAAGGCGACTGGAAGGCACGGATGGAAGGAGAGGATGCTGTGAAGGCAATGCCGACGAGAAGATGGGAAGGGGGAGAGGAAGAAGGGAACAGCAAAATGCACAGTTGTTGGGACTAGGGAGAAGAGGAATTGAAGGTGCTTGCTGGAAGAGAAGAGAAGTGAGAACGGTGGCTGGCTGGGAGAAGTGGGGGACGGTGTCTCTGGGAGCAATAGAGGATGAGACGAAGTAACTTCTCTCTCATCctttctcttttcattttttattatttctttttatccgttttggtttttttttttcaaggtttTGAAAACCGAACCAATTCGAACCGTTCTAACTACTAATTTACTGGTTCAACCGAAATAACCGTTttataatagaataataaataaaatataaataaaaacagTAAAACATAATTAGAGTGAACTCAATATTTGTATGGAAATCTTAATTTTGCTGTTTGACTTGATAAATCTGAAAGAAAGCATAtgtgaaaagatgatggattcaaTGAAAATAAGTAAGCCCCACTTAAAGTGAAAACAAagtcaaatatttttaaacccAATGTTTACATCAGAGTTTGATCATAGCTGCAGCAGAATTGAAGCTAAAGCATGCCTATTAATAGCTCATTACTCATTCAGCCCTCACTCTCATGAATCAGTAAACATCCCTTTTCTTAATCCGCAAAAATTTGTCTAGCTTAGTGCGgtgaaataataaatttaatgaaAAAACTTCTTGACAAGAAGACAAATGATAAATCATACTCCTATGTCCTAACTACTTCATTCAAAATAAGGGCAACAAAGTTCACCAGATGCACATATTCTTTGCCCCTACCAAACTTCATCGTAAGATGCAACAATGCGAAAGTTACATTACAAAAGTCATTAGCATGATAAGAAAGTCAAAGCTTCAGAAGTACATACACGATAAATCGTTAAATTCATAAATAAAGAAACAGGGTCCACCTATTAGTTACCTCTTAGAAACTCTACAGCTTCATCTAGGACAAGGTTAAGCAACGATCATAACCTTTCAGAGTTCCTGTCACTGTAATGCAACAAAGTGAAATGTAGTGAAAGTATGTATAAGAGTCTGCAACCATTTTAATTCAAGAAAGATGCACAAAATCTCAACTTAGTATTGATCAGCAAATGTTCGTAACTTGCAGTTGAGCACTATTCATCTGAGCTCAAAATGAACAGCAGtgatttaaaacaaaaaaatgccaAACTGACACGATTTTTTTTGTTCAGAAAGACAGGACCTACATCAAGATTCAAGAGTAAGCATAACAGAATCAAGAACATCATCAACAATTCTAAACCACCGTAATAATTGAAGAAAAATCACAGATTAACAATcctaaaccaattaaaacaaCAATAACAGTAAAAAATTACCTTCTAGAGCACAGAGGTGAGGGAGCACGACGGAAGGCGGGACGCGGCAAAACTGGAGAAGATGTATCCCGGACTGCCGCGGAACTGAAGCCGAGGGGTGGGCGGCGGAATTGGAGCAGAGGAGGGTGGAGCGTGGCGGAACTGGAGCAGAGAAGGGCTGGAGCGAGGTGGAACAGAGTCTTCGTCGCGGAACAGCGGCTGTACGGCGGAGGAACGACGCGAGACGAGTTGCAGTGTGGACGGCGGCTTCGTGCACTGTCGGAGACGATCGTACTGGGAATGGCGGCCTCGAGCAGTCGCAACTTGCGACGGCGGCGGTGACACGGCGGTGGCTGGACGGAGGAAGTGATGGGACTTATTCTTCTGCCGAGGGAGTGAGGGAGGAGATCGAGAGGAAGGAGATGCTGAGTAAGTGAGTAACCTGCTGAGCTTAGGGAACCGAaataggtttttttttttttccttccaaCAATAAAACGGCGACGTTTTCAGCACGTTCTGAGGACTGGTCCGATCATTACATCGCTCTAATCACTGGTTCACATTTTATTGGTTTATTGGTCCAACGGTGATTTAACTAGAAAAATcgttttagaataaaataataaataaattataaataaatatcttaaaatttaagtataatttaacataaatcttaaaatatattctaaatttaaaaaatgtcatCAACCAAAGTTATAtgattttatcaaaatatactaataaaattaaaattaaatatagaaTTACAAGTCATCATCTAGATTtttaataatacaaaaaattaaacaattcTAATTCCAATGAAtcgaaattgaaattgaaattctaTATTGGCTAAACTATATCTCATAACCCTCTCGAAGTTTGATAATGAAAGAATGAGCATTGGATACTCTTGCAGCTTATTCAATCTCAACTTGGTCACCATCAGATCTTCCTAAGAGTATGTTTTCTCTAATTGTTATCGCAAACAAAGCTAGTTCTCGGCTCACTAGCCCTATTTGCTGCCTCAACCATTTTAGCCTCAAACTCTTAACATCATTCCTATGTAGTAAAACTTGTCCTACACACAATTTATTCAATTAATTAGTGTCACATAACATGTCATACCATATCATATGGTCTTTAATTAATATGCATAACTTTCGTTACAGATTTTTTAACAAGCAAGTAAACTACATACTAAACAAAAATGATTTTTAGCAGAGAAAGAGCTGTTTGGCTTTAGCAGAGAGCTTAGCCAAAGTGGTTATGTGAATGGCTCCAATGACAGCTATCAAAGGAACTACAACAAGAGTGACCAATACTAATTGCCACACAGCACTGAATCTCACAGCAAACCCAGAAATAAATGTGCCAAAGTAGTGAAAAATTATCCATGTCTTACTAATAATGAGAACAGAAAAACTCAATCTCTTGAACTCAATAATTACATCAGTTATCCAACTAAATAATTGCATCACAATAATCATAAACTGATTTCAAAGTCTAGAAACAAAgtgaaattaaaaacataaaGCATATAATAAATCAAAAGATCACCAATTGCACATTTTTTAATAAGAGCAGAAGTTAAAGAACaatgaaaaatgaagaaagattCAACAGTTTTCAGCCCAATTTTAATAAAGCTCCTCACAAtcattaacaacaacaaaaagcATTGAAGGAACAGTGAATCAGTAACATAGGCTgtgcaaatttaaaattttaaagttatCAATTTAACCAAGCACTGAATGAGCATTCTGTTCTAATTCTGTGACTGAGAAGCAACAAATTCAAGTTACagcaacaaatttaacaaatcCTAGTAAAATCACGATTTGCAGCAACATTTAGATCATCAACAAGGCAAATCTATTGATTAGCAATTCAATAACATGCAAAAATACAGGGAGAATGAAAATCTGGAAAAGAGAGAACAGGAAAGTGATGGTGCAGGGACTCACCAACGGTCGACGGTGAGTCAGCGACCACCCCACGGAAGGAGATGAAGCAAGAGACAAACCCATGAGTTGCTTCTGCCGCCAGCAATGAGACAGACAAACCACGAGATGCCAATGACTGAGACGAGACTCGAGTGAGACTGGGAGGCAGAATAGGGCAGAGACAACCATGGACGACAAGCAGCAACCAACACGCACAGCTCGAGCACTTGACTGGCCGGTCCGGTTTTTAGAACATTGCGTTTTCATATAAAATGTAAAAAACGAACGGATTCCGGTTCGGTTCGGCCGGCCGATTCCCATCTAGTTTAGCGGCTAGACGACGGTTTTAAAACAAACTGTTATGCTCATTAGCCAAACTGCTTTTTTTGTTAGTTCATGATTTGACCGATTCAACTAGCCAATTTGAACTAGTTTTTAGAACCTTGTTTTTTTCCTACTCAAAACGAGTCATTTTGGCCCTAGTCCAAAAATTGACCGGGTTCTGATTCGGTGGAGGTCCACTAATCTATTATTCTATTGCATGTTAGATTTGAATTGATTTACTTTGTTAATTGGGCAAGGTTAGGTCTCCTAAGTTATAACCCATACTCAATTGAGTTATTTGAttaaatagtttttattttttgaatctGATTAATCTACTATAAAAACAAGACAAAATTCATCAATTTTTTGTGTGTTCGGACTAGGCCTTTGGACCAGACTGAAACACGTACACCCCTACTAGGTTTCATTATGGACTAGGTCATTGGCAACGTTTGTTTGCTGTCCATGTTTACCAGAGACATGGATACAGTGGTATGCGTACAACGTTTGTTTTATAAGACATAAATTTATGAAAGACACGGTTACACACATTTACACACTAGAGACATGTAATTTGTGTCTCTTCAAAAGGGTAAGACACAGCTTTTTAAAGGTGGACGCAGGTTCATAATAAAATGTTTGGACAATTTTATCCTAAGtcaaattataaaattcttAAATCTACTCTCATCCCTACTCTATCCCTTCCTACTTTTAcaccatcatcatcttcttcatttttcttcttttttaaacTACTTTATTGTATTAAATCCATGCCTCTACAAGAATCATTGTCGCTCCTCTGCCAAAATCGCTGCTATTCCTCTTCCAAAATCGTTGCCGCCTCCTCTACCGGAATCGTCGCCGCTACATCTCTCAAAATCACAGAGCTGTCACTACCATTGCCTCTAGTAGATTTGCCGTTGTTGTCTGTCCCAGTTTAGCAGATCAAATCGTCATTGTCGTGCCTTTTTGAGATCCGCCACCGCTGCCTCTCCAAGAATCGTATAACTCTTCTCTTTGCCTCTGCCAGAACTACGATTGCTGCCACCTTTCCCAGAACCAACACTGTTGCTTCCTAGAATTGCAGAACCGTCGATGCAGCCACTATTACCATAATTGGTAAGCTGCCTCTGCCAGAAACGGCTCAACCATTGCACCATGCCATATCTGTCTTTCTACTTCCACCTCTGTTTCTAACTGTATATCCTCCCTtggttttatgtttttttaatagaaaaaattattatatatttaatttttttaattgaatcttGATAGATCTTTATTATATCTGTGtcattttattttgattaaattttttgattaatttatGAGTTATTAATGGTAACAGAgaagtggtggtggtggtagtggtttaGAAAATAGTTGGAGAAAAAATAGAGTGGTGGTATTTGTGATAAGGGTGATATCGAAATTTTCATATGATTGTAATTTATTGTTCTGCCTATGTATTTAGTTATCAAATAACTTAAAAATTGTGTCTGTCTCAGTAGTGTTTGGTTACTATCTCAACAAAATAAAGACATAGACATAAAGATACAAATATACATGAACACAAAGATACACAAATTTTATAACATGTTTGGTGATAATACACAAGAACATATGTTTAATTCAAAAGCCAATTTTACCTCATATCAAAACAACTTCAACCGTGTTAACACCATTATCACCACCTCGGATTCTCCATGTCCGCCACTCTcatcatttttaattttcaattttaccttagataattaaaattaactacttTAATTCAAATATCagttacaaaattcaaattttataaagttgaaataattaaaaaaacagaaatagatcaaataaaaatatattgagAGGAAGGATATGGGAGTTTGTTGAAATTGTGGATGACAAAGAAAGAGGGCAGCAGCGACACGATGATGGGGATGACAACGATGATAGCGAAAGGCAACGCAGTGAAGAGGGCAGCAGCGAGATAAGGGGCGCATCGGCGCGTGCGAGTAAAGGATAATGGCGATGACAACAAcgttgagagagagagagagagagagagagagagagagagagagagtggtaaTGCTGGTAGTGACGGCCGTGACAAGTTATGAAGGTTAGGTTAACGGACAATGATtggaattttaaaaaataattagagatagaattgaaAAAATTTGTGTCTCATGAGTTGTGTCTTAATGTCACAACTTGAAAGAGATACACTAAATACATGTTTTTCATGTACTTTTGTGTGTAATTGTATCCATTAAAATTTTGTATCTTAATAAACAAATATTGTACACGTATCACCGTATTCATGTCTTTGATGGACATGGACATGAACCAAATGGGTATGAACCAAAAGTAGCTATATTGTATAGTATGGTCTTCGATTCTAATAGTGTTTATTAAGATCTAATCTAACTAAGTTCAGCTCAATTAGGATTGGTATATATTACTTTACATTTTAtcgaaaaataaatattagtaaGTTATAGATGGatcacacaaaaaaaatttgttatttgGTGTTGATTAAATATCtcttataataactaattgaGTGATCAGCTCACTCGTCTGCTTAAGTAAATGTCAGGGATTTGAATTCCGTTTTGGTatgcagcaacccattggccAGCAACGGCCTTTAAATGGAGTTCAGATCTGCGACGAATTATTAGTCCTTAACCTGACTGAAAAATACCatggacaaaaaaaaaatatctcttATAATTTTAAAACGGAAAGaatacttaaaaataaaaaacaagagAGCTAAAGCTGAAATAGTTTAAATTCCATAACAATAATTactataaaatattttcataattaGAAGTATGACTGTTAAAATTTGGTTAGATCTATACAAATCATATAAACTTACTTAAAATCCAAGTTTCAGTAAATTCAAATAAACACATCAATAATTTACTGTTGCATCTTTTTCTTAAATTGTAGTATACATAAAGtagaaaatgatttttttttatataaaaaaatatagggtGTTTTCCTAAGTCATGCCGCTGTTAGAGTGTTAGTGATGAGCATACCCATGTTGTATTTCATAaacacttaaaaaatttattctatgcttcttttaattttttcacagcaaaaatagatgacaaacaaaggggaaaaaaaaaacaagaaagtaaaatgtTGATGATAATAACATGTGCCACAAAGTTGAACCATTTATAATTCAAATTGGAGACTGGACAATAAGAAAAGTTAACATCGCCAACAAATAAGCCAATCCCAAAATACCAGACTAAATTAAAGGAGAAAAAAAACCAACCTCCATTTATTTTTCCCAAACAAATGGATGGAAGAAGCATTTT is a window from the Arachis stenosperma cultivar V10309 chromosome 3, arast.V10309.gnm1.PFL2, whole genome shotgun sequence genome containing:
- the LOC130970566 gene encoding uncharacterized CRM domain-containing protein At3g25440, chloroplastic isoform X3 translates to MFSAALFRAVRHGFSSTFKRDSLFTLYCLVEDFPTIASYPAASWCFQSSTLHTCIHPQTCNTAWHLSRVPYLPSPAGYLWQRSNIFGIPGILRNLKPAKYLSNGSVQVKTDYDVVRFSLGSPDDISSIKKSPKKKMSRKAKLNELRFYRLKAKKKMNSPNPEAKRKETWLIEKLRKYHVLKIPAETFDPEILTEEERHYLKRTGEKKKHFVMVGRRGVFGGVVLNMHLHWKNHETVKVICKPCKPGQVHEYAEELARLSKGIVIDIKPNNTIIFFRGKNYEQPKVMSPPDTLSKAKALEKYRYEQSLEHTSQFIEKLEKELEEYHQHLAKFRKGKDDTTKDIKGPSSTRTNKTAGLHTVLKEKCKWKEQ
- the LOC130970566 gene encoding uncharacterized CRM domain-containing protein At3g25440, chloroplastic isoform X1, with product MFSAALFRAVRHGFSSTFKRDSLFTLYCLVEDFPTIASYPAASWCFQSSTLHTCIHPQTCNTAWHLSRVPYLPSPAGYLWQRSNIFGIPGILRNLKPAKYLSNGSVQVKTDYDVVRFSLGSPDDISSIKKSPKKKMSRKAKLNELRFYRLKAKKKMNSPNPEVRIRYKLEKAKRKETWLIEKLRKYHVLKIPAETFDPEILTEEERHYLKRTGEKKKHFVMVGRRGVFGGVVLNMHLHWKNHETVKVICKPCKPGQVHEYAEELARLSKGIVIDIKPNNTIIFFRGKNYEQPKVMSPPDTLSKAKALEKYRYEQSLEHTSQFIEKLEKELEEYHQHLAKFRKGKDDTTKDIKGPSSTRTNKTAGLHTVLKEKCKWKEQ
- the LOC130970566 gene encoding uncharacterized CRM domain-containing protein At3g25440, chloroplastic isoform X2 is translated as MFSAALFRAVRHGFSSTFKRDSLFTLYCLVEDFPTIASYPAASWCFQSSTLHTCIHPQTCNTAWHLSRVPYLPSPAGYLWQRSNIFGIPGILRNLKPAKYLSNGSVQVKTDYDVVRFSLGSPDDISSIKKSPKKKMSRKAKLNELRFYRLKAKKKMNSPNPEVRIRYKLEKAKRKETWLIEKLRKYHVLKIPAETFDPEILTEEERHYLKRTGEKKKHFVMVGRRGVFGGVVLNMHLHWKNHETVKVICKPCKPGQVHEYAEELARLSKGIVIDIKPNNTIIFFRGKNYEQPKVMSPPDTLSKAKALEKYRYEQSLEHTSQFIEKLEKELEEYHQHLAKFRKGKDDTTKDIKGPSSTRTNKTAGLHTVLKEK